The Geotrypetes seraphini chromosome 6, aGeoSer1.1, whole genome shotgun sequence genome includes a window with the following:
- the ASB9 gene encoding ankyrin repeat and SOCS box protein 9 isoform X1 encodes MKAAGASGSQGLEGSGKTSTAFIANPWMSDFVSDWSPMHDAAFHGRLLVLDKLINQGCNVNLITADGVSPLHDACLGGHQACANVLLKHGAKVNDASIKWHTPLFNACVSGSLACVNLLVQHGASPNSACDLASPIHEAAKRGYTECVEALVSHGANLQLNVKDLGTPLYLACKNQKVECAKKLLELGANANDGKNLDSNLHLAAKNCNIDLVNLLIDFGADSMARNADGKRPAELVPPDSTLAQMFSKREGPLSLKQLCRLCIRKYIGHKCHLRITELLLPKELKDFLLFR; translated from the exons ATGAAGGCTGCAGGAGCAAGTGGGTCTCAGGGCTTGGAAGGGTCCGGAAAGACTTCCACAGCCTTCATAGCAAACCCATGGATGAGtg ATTTTGTTTCAGACTGGTCTCCCATGCACGATGCTGCTTTTCATGGACGGCTTCTTGTCCTGGACAAACTCATTAACCAG GGCTGCAATGTGAACCTAATCACAGCAGATGGGGTCTCTCCTCTCCATGACGCTTGTTTAGGGGGTCATCAGGCTTGTGCCAATGTCTTGCTGAAACATGGAGCAAAA GTGAATGATGCTAGCATTAAGTGGCATACTCCTTTGTTCAATGCCTGTGTTAGTGGCAGCTTAGCTTGCGTGAATCTCCTGGTACAACATGGAGCCAGCCCGAATTCAGCATGTGACCTGGCATCACCCATTCATGAAGCTGCAAAGAGAG GTTATACTGAATGTGTGGAGGCCCTCGTCTCTCATGGAGCAAATCTACAACTCAATGTCAAGGACCTAGGAACCCCACTGTATCTTGCTTGTAAGAACCAGAAAGTGGAGTGTGCCAAGAAGCTCCTTGAATTAG GAGCAAATGCAAATGATGGCAAAAATCTGGACTCCAATCTCCACCTGGCTGCCAAGAATTGCAACATAGATCTGGTTAATTTGCTGATTGACTTTGGAGCTGACAGTATGGCTAGGAATGCTGATGGGAAGCGGCCAGCAGAATTAGTCCCACCTGATAGCACTTTAGCACAGATGTTTTCAAAGAGAGAAG GACCTCTCTCCTTGAAGCAGTTATGCCGCTTATGCATTAGAAAATATATTGGACATAAATGTCACCTTAGGATAACTGAACTGCTGCTACCTAAGGAGCTGAAAGACTTTCTGTTGTTTAGATAG
- the ASB9 gene encoding ankyrin repeat and SOCS box protein 9 isoform X2, translated as MKAAGASGSQGLEGSGKTSTAFIANPWMSDFVSDWSPMHDAAFHGRLLVLDKLINQVNDASIKWHTPLFNACVSGSLACVNLLVQHGASPNSACDLASPIHEAAKRGYTECVEALVSHGANLQLNVKDLGTPLYLACKNQKVECAKKLLELGANANDGKNLDSNLHLAAKNCNIDLVNLLIDFGADSMARNADGKRPAELVPPDSTLAQMFSKREGPLSLKQLCRLCIRKYIGHKCHLRITELLLPKELKDFLLFR; from the exons ATGAAGGCTGCAGGAGCAAGTGGGTCTCAGGGCTTGGAAGGGTCCGGAAAGACTTCCACAGCCTTCATAGCAAACCCATGGATGAGtg ATTTTGTTTCAGACTGGTCTCCCATGCACGATGCTGCTTTTCATGGACGGCTTCTTGTCCTGGACAAACTCATTAACCAG GTGAATGATGCTAGCATTAAGTGGCATACTCCTTTGTTCAATGCCTGTGTTAGTGGCAGCTTAGCTTGCGTGAATCTCCTGGTACAACATGGAGCCAGCCCGAATTCAGCATGTGACCTGGCATCACCCATTCATGAAGCTGCAAAGAGAG GTTATACTGAATGTGTGGAGGCCCTCGTCTCTCATGGAGCAAATCTACAACTCAATGTCAAGGACCTAGGAACCCCACTGTATCTTGCTTGTAAGAACCAGAAAGTGGAGTGTGCCAAGAAGCTCCTTGAATTAG GAGCAAATGCAAATGATGGCAAAAATCTGGACTCCAATCTCCACCTGGCTGCCAAGAATTGCAACATAGATCTGGTTAATTTGCTGATTGACTTTGGAGCTGACAGTATGGCTAGGAATGCTGATGGGAAGCGGCCAGCAGAATTAGTCCCACCTGATAGCACTTTAGCACAGATGTTTTCAAAGAGAGAAG GACCTCTCTCCTTGAAGCAGTTATGCCGCTTATGCATTAGAAAATATATTGGACATAAATGTCACCTTAGGATAACTGAACTGCTGCTACCTAAGGAGCTGAAAGACTTTCTGTTGTTTAGATAG